GGAATTGTATTAGTTCATCACATGCAAGTCATCTAGCTCTACACGTATACATGAAATCATTACAACAACCTAAAGCCCAAAAAAAAGGTCGATTTCCTTGAAATGATCAGAAGAAAGGAACCATAAACATTGTAGGAATTAACAAGGGAAGTATGATAGCATACTGATGCATACCTGACTCCGTCTTTACAGTCATTTGAATAATTATCAAGCTTGGTTTTGTTATCAGCGTTGTTGGACGAATGAACAGCAGAGCCCAAAAAAACGGCAACCAAGAAGCATGCAACTCCAGGAAACAGAACTTCAGCTTTGTTAATTTTGTCGTCAAGgtaataattcaaaattgttCCTGTCATAATTAAGGGAATAGCACATGTCATCTTTCCAACATCTTGTACCGGCTTCAGGAAAATAGAAGTTGCTGAAGTTAAAATGATACCTATAACAACTGTAATGCTGGAAGAGACAACTACGGTGACTGACAAACCAGCGAAAGCAAAAGCATATTGAGTTGAGAGGTTTCCAAGGCTGAGGACCATCCCTCCAGCCATTGCAAACAAGACACTGGGCCAATTATCCTGCAATGTTCATTGATAAAAGCTTATATCTATCTTTATTAAAAAGTAATAGGAGTACAAGTTAGTGCTACATATCAATCAGAAGTATATGCTATCTTGGAAGAGAATAGtaatctaattttcttttttaacattTCACCGTGTCAAAAAGGTGCCTGTATATATTCCGTTTTCCAATCGTAGCCCGGTGAAATAAGCTCCCTCTATGCACGAGGTTCTGGGGAAGGGCAGACCATAAGGGTTTATTCTACGCAGTCTTGCCCTGCATTACTGCAAGAGACTGTTTCCACAGCTCGAAAATGTGACCTCCTAGTCAGATGACAACAACTTAACCAGTTACGTCAAGGCTCCCCTTAACCATTTTCCAATTGCACAATGCATTAAatcaaatacaagaaaaatagtccTCAAAACTACAGCTGGTATATTGGCTTTGAAGGGCACTAACCTGAGAGAGTTGAGTGAGAAAATTAGGCCTTTCTGGTGTGCTTGGCCCAAACTGACCTATGGTTAAAGCAATGATGACAGCAGCCAATAGATTGGTAATGGTATAATCAAGATAAGTATGTTGAGGAAGACGACCTCGCCTTTCAAGTAAAGTCAATAGAGCTGGCCATGTCCCTAACAATAACAAAGAAAGTAGCATACAAACTATAGCACCATCTTTGCTTTCAACCATATACATCTTGAATCCACTAGACAAGACCCTTTCTGGTGAAAGAACTGCCAACTTGGTAAGGATCCAATAATCCTATCCAAAGAAGAAAAGGGACACAAAAAAGAGGAAGATTACAACAACATACCAGTGTAAAGTTAGAGTGTACGCAAACTTTACCCCTACCTCGTAGAAATAGAGAGATTATTTCCGATAAGACCCTCAGCTTAATAAAGCATAACAAACattaaagattcaatctttttaAATTGTTACAACAGATTAACACATCCCAAATTCATTGTCTGCATCAATGGAAGTACAGAAGAGAAAATCAGCAAAACAGCTCCTCCACTGCCATGGGGTCCACATCCCCATAGACTGGGAGCTTATGTTTGTCATATACATATCTGTCTGCATCCTAGGAAACCACAAAGAAACTTTACTCACAAAATTCCCTAAAAGAAATTTTCTATCTAAAAAGGAAACAATTGAGTACAAAATTATAGCTTTCACAAACCATTTccacataaaaatcaaatctttcttGTCAAACATGAAAATCCAATTTACCCACCATATCATATTGCAAAAGGGTATAAAAAATctttaacaaaaagaaaaataaaaaaacacaaaaaagtgAACATTTCTTTGGACTTAACCACCATTTGGGCCACCAAATATCCATTGTTTTCTTCTCAAACAGAATAACCATTCACCATGACAAAAGGGTATCAAGAACTTATTATAATAatccaaaaaaattgaatcttttaaCAATAAACAATATCTACAAACGTGCAAACAGAAGcaacataaagaaaaaagaataaagatttgatttttattttatcactaCAAAGAAAAAGATAGATAACCAACCTATTAAAGGACCCccaccaaaaaaattatcaagaaCACCACTTTTAACACAATGGAACTTCAAAATGTACACcaaaatttgaatctttttgaataatatatagCACTCTCCTTCTTTATTGGGTGACCGTTGAAAGTTGAAGgttgaattttattgtttttttcttttttgtggtGTTAGTCAATGATCTTTGTcacatttttctctttattttttttttcaaagtaaattatactctatatttttcattttcttctttgtatttcatttttcaacttACTCCCCTTCATTTCCTTCTTggatttcataattaattagtGTGTTTTTACTTATCATaacaacaaattattattttatttgtcatacTATTAAGTTAATTTCATTACAAAAAGTTATAGATTTTAGAAACAGCCacttaagttttattttattacgttAGACTTTATAGTACTTTAtcaataaattacaaaaattttatttttttttcttaatgaaaAATACTATTGACTACTAAAATACAGAGGCGAAGTCAACATTAGGACTTTGGGGGTTTTAAACCAATAACTGATTGAGGGATCACATGTTAATATacattgtttaattttttaatataaagatataatttacgaaaaaactaataaattcatttgAACCAATAAATTTCTCCCACTTAACTCCGCTTCTGCTAAACTATTGcatattttgtgtttatttacttttgaattttcttaCTTTTACTTATTAATCAATTTGATATAAACATTTGATGCGACAAATTTAATCGGACTTCATGACATAGAAAATGGGACAAAAAAAGTTTGGCTAGTGTCAATGAAAGAAGTATGCTTAGTCATAAGTTGAAAATTGCAATTAAGGTTTATATAgaagtttaaataattaattttttattaatttaattatatcaaatcaatCTTTTTCAACAAGCGAAAGACTAGAGTGTTGACCttcaatattttcaagaatataattctatattttgtattataaatatttttagtatgaCTTGTGTCATTAAAGATTTTTATATTCCGTTAAgacataaatttaataatttctaaaagtaaaaattaatgtgCAACTCTTTTCAATGACCAAATACAAATaacgaaaaaaaataatcaacgataaatatattttatagttaaataataaaatttatcagtATTATTATTTAACAACAAATATGTATTTGCTACAAAATTCATAgcttatttcaatatttttaatagtgCTCATAACATGAATTAGCGAGGGATAATTTATATCGCAAAAATAGCAAAAAAACTATCTTCAAACCTATTTAATCACAAATTATCAATTATCTATTCGCTAGAAGCTATTAACAATAAATTTTCacaactaattttttttcttatagtaAAGAATATGATAGAAAAAGATAAGATAACATaccaattatattataaaaccCACCAAAATAATATCCAAGAACTCCAAATAAACTAAAGTATTGATCTTTAGCTATTTTGAAAGggcaaaaagaagagaagaagaatttcaaaacaaattaaGTGAGGTACATTTAAATGTGTGAATTTGCATTGGCTTatataataagtaaaataacaacaaagagagagaaatatatacatataaaattaatttcaattatGACATTATTGCACATGAGATATATATCTACAGTAGTGAAGCATATATCAACCATTCTTTTTTgcccaaaaaataataattaaaatgattatAGTGACTTAGTTGTGTATGTGAATATATTCATGTAGACAATTCTATGTTCATGGTGTTCTAGTAATATATATCAGAAGTAGAAAtagaatttaaacttttttgagttcataattttagaaaaataattttaataattaaatttaaaatttaatatatatttaattgttaatataaataaattaattaaataaaatatattaaattcgATCGAATCAATGTATCAAAAAAGTCTTTATCCACTATATTGCATGGTGACAATTTGAATGGATCTCTTCTCACATGCCCCCACACCcaaggaaagaaaaatattaatatgtttattatgGTATATTGTTGACTTATATGGTTTTTCAGAAagattaaaaattttgatttaatttttttttattttaaaattctcaaaataattaaaattttgagttcataaattttatattatgatttcatCTTTGATTATTTGTTGAAAGCTAAGGCAGGGTATTATTAATATCTAGCTCTTTCATACAAATTGAggattgataattttttttatttttctttataattatttttcgtaaagtttttctctttttttcccgTATATTTACAATAGGCTAATCAagattgaatataattatttttttaaaaaaaaattattttaatgatattGATGGTTCAAGATAGCATACTCAACAAGTTAGAGTGGTCTCATTTTGTCACATATCTCTTTATttcactttcattttttttcttccattaaATTTATGGAATTCAATTCACTTAGaaagccaatttttttttttgactaccttaaattatgaagaatatttgtttttaacatttatattttataagaaaatcataaagaaagttaaatttaaaaaggatTAAAATAGGTATCTTTTCCTGCTACCCCAAAGTTGCTAAAAGGAATAATTTCACATCcattaatttagaatttttaaaagttgCCTTTCTTTAGGGTCAAAATTGgtgttcctttttttcttttaattgtcATCATCCAAAATTTAGTGTTCGCTTAATTCAGATTCTCGTGGAATAatgttaatttaaataataaataatattttttatctaactttttttttatcttttcatttaacgaaactaaaatttctaaataaagACAAAgaaatcttaatcattcagttcttctaatataaaatttagtagtacttaaaatttcttaattttctcttctccaCTAATATAAGTGCAAAGTTTCTTGCTAAGTACAAGAATGAGGAAAAACTATTTGAATTGACTAGGTGCAATTATTGTCAAAGATATTAAATATAAGTAGgttttccattaaaaaaaacaccattaataaaaaaaagtgttatatataacctttttatttattaattagaaCAAACTTTTCCCCCGTCTATGGGTAAGTATTACCTAAAATGTAGGAGAAGATAATTAAGTGGAGAAACTTTTtaacacataaatatatttatgtagaGTTTATTATACTAAAAGGATATGTGATAATTAGCGTTTgatcatgaaaatttttattttttttacaaatattagaCTATGGGtcaacattattttttcttccattttccctAATATTCTTTGTCAAagtcttctttttgtttttttcgtgtattaatgatttttttatcaaactaagccattatataaaataatttatcaaaataatatatttttttaaaattttacaaaactagtataaacgtatttcacaataacgttttagggtatattttaatttttaaaaactaacagcgttagattgatatacgttactgtgagtaaggttttactcctaaaacgttttcttgagtaacgttttactcctaaaacctTACCGTGAGTAACTTTTTAAGAGTAAGACGTtattcacagtaacgttttaagagtaaaacgttactgtgaaacACGTATATCAATCTAACGCCGTcagcttttaaaaaataatatatactctaaaacgttactgtgaaatacTTTTATACtcgttttataaaatttttaaaaaatatattattttgataaattactttatataatggcttagtttgatCAATACTTCTGTATTAATGATAGGTCAATAAGGTTATTCTTCTCAAGAAGGGACAACATATATTTagttaaaacttaaaatatataattttctttataaaaggATGTACAAAAATCTTTTTTCtcgataaaattattttatttttttaaaaaaagtaattaccTTAAATTAAGTTGAATAGTGGTGTATATAAATGATGAATAGTTATAGTCGTTGAAAACATTTCCTTTTTAGTGTTAAAATAGGTAATTTTTtcctaaacataaaaaaaaaaaaatattagataacattttttttaaaataactctACTCTacgtaaaataaatataaattaattaaatttcaatatcGATACTATCTTCTCCTCCCCTTTAGTTGATCGAAAAGGCATCAATTTCCACATCCATTGGTTTACATAAATTTGAAGTTGCCTTTGGACCAAAAGTCAAAACTCatgttcattatttttctttttttttaataatttagtaCCTAAAATTCAGTGTTTCAATTAATTCAAACTATTTAACATTTCAGAAATAGTTTTAtgcaattattttaatttgattgacGAATAAGTTCTTAATTCTTATAATTCATATCTGATACCtctgattaaaaagaaaatgacatcTCAACCACTcaattatttaaggaaaaatagacaagtacccctcaacatATGTCTGAAGTcacagagacacacttatactatactaaggtcatattatctcctgaacttattttataagtaattttctaccctttttcgacttacgtgacactagcttgaaaaaaaagccAATCAACGTTGGGCTCACAAGAAAGTGTCACGTAAGCCgaaaagaatagaaaattattaataaaataagttcaggagttAATAGaaccttaatataatataagtgtgtctgtgAGATTTCGAACATAAATTGAGGAGATACTCGTGCAATATTCcattatttaacataaataaataatgtttgatgacttttcaattttctcttctccaCTAATTTAAATGCAAAGATTCTTGCTAATTAAATAGATGAAAACAGAATCAATTACACAAAAAGTCAGGAAAATATGTGCAATTATGGTCTAAAAGATTAATAAATATGAGGTTTTCCACAATACATCATTAATTTaacttttccaaaaaaaaaaaaaagtgtaatctcttactatttttttaattacaaactTTTTCCCTGCCTCTGGGAAAGCATTACCTAATAAGTAGGAGAAGAAAATAAAGCATAGAAACCTTTTTAATTATGAAGATGTGAAATGAattatcaacttttttttaatagaaaaaataaaaattatcatctATCTATTTATGTCTTTCTCTTAAGGTCTTACATaattattatctatatgttCGATCTTACAAGTAATGtcagaaaaagtaaaatttatgtaaattttattgttattattatgagaaataattattttcgaTAAATCTTCGATTAACGTAAAAGGTCAAATATCTTTTGTCAATTTTCAATATTCCACTCACTCAAGTGGGAAGATCTAATTATCATGGAGTAGTAGATAATAAGTTAGGCATATTGTGCCAACTAATTATTAGTTTTGATTAGCATTTGATTAGTCAAAAAAGTTTGTATAAATTAGgtataaaaacttaaataattatgttatatacaaattaaaatagcATGTGCAAACTGATAGAAACATGCTAGACTGGTAATataactattaaaataaaatttagaccAATCTTTTCcaaacaactcttttgggaaaaaaattacaatttttttcaattttttattcaaaaaaaaagattaaccTCAGCTCACCAACTTTTTGCTTTTTTCGTCTTTATTTGTATACCGTTCGTTTGGTATTTgacttcattaattttttaaatgaagtgcactaaaatcatatttttgaatttaattattgtACGAGGATATgatcttaaataaaaa
The window above is part of the Solanum pennellii chromosome 5, SPENNV200 genome. Proteins encoded here:
- the LOC107020436 gene encoding ureide permease 1-like isoform X2 — encoded protein: MVILFEKKTMDIWWPKWWLSPKKCSLFCVFLFFFLLKIFYTLLQYDMDYWILTKLAVLSPERVLSSGFKMYMVESKDGAIVCMLLSLLLLGTWPALLTLLERRGRLPQHTYLDYTITNLLAAVIIALTIGQFGPSTPERPNFLTQLSQDNWPSVLFAMAGGMVLSLGNLSTQYAFAFAGLSVTVVVSSSITVVIGTILNYYLDDKINKAEVLFPGVACFLVAVFLGSAVHSSNNADNKTKLDNYSNDCKDGVRTDGVTSFKPTDFNQGGTNGLEDGDASEKAKFGTAAFLIELENTRSIKVLGKGTLIGLIITFFAGICFSMFSPAFNLATNDQWHTLKDGVPHLTVYTAFFYFSCFCFIIAMVLNLTFLYYPILNAPKSSFTAYLNDWNGRGWALLAGLVCGFGNGLQFMGGQAAGYAAADAVQALPLVSTFWGVMLFGEYRRSSRKTYTLLAGMLLMFTAAVAILMASSGHRK